A part of Arachis hypogaea cultivar Tifrunner chromosome 12, arahy.Tifrunner.gnm2.J5K5, whole genome shotgun sequence genomic DNA contains:
- the LOC112728027 gene encoding histone-lysine N-methyltransferase, H3 lysine-9 specific SUVH5 isoform X2, with product MEDSKSFGIKQEGYHNPSSIMKTEEFSFRRSKVKQALMIFRNLFSKLFSEYKTDHYDNVKAKFKALSDAAMLMQRKHQWVNCQKRVGHVPGIEVGDRFQYRNELNVVGLHRQFVNGIDYVGKGKNSLATSIVVTNRYDNARNHGGSLVYSGQGWNPNVKGGSMPRDQKLAGGNLALKNSMDAKSPVRVILKVDGKSGGGIEKKTNDKFSYIYDGLYLVEKMTQERGTHGKLVFKFLLNKLGELPSTCVLHKDEVIKNVNKFGQLDIFTLRKRLKTKGCATKNDVIIMNDISNGQEKFPIRVVASTDGIKMPPSFDYIVNNIYVDSFEKRMLCGCDCVNGCVDWEKCVCIVKNGGTIPYDSKKRLASGLESCVIYECGSSCKCSSSCYNRLSQHGLQFQLEIFNSESKGWGVRTRSFIPAGSFVCEYIGEVHHHREAGSRQKVDSYVVNMVVEKGFIDATRCGNIGRFINHSCSPNLQVMEVMYDDNDKNLPHKIFFALQDIPAGRELSFDYNICKPRVIGTGSNICQCGSSKCVGRIYI from the exons ATGGAGGATTCAAAATCATTTGGAATAAAGCAAGAAGGGTATCATAATCCTTCATCCATCATGAAAACAGAGGAATTCTCGTTCCGACGCAGCAAAGTGAAGCAAGCATTGATGATATTTCGGAACTTGTTTTCAAAACTCTTTAGCGAGTACAAAACAGATCACTATGATAATGTGAAAGCAAAATTTAAAGCTTTGAGTGATGCTGCAATGTTGATGCAGAGGAAGCATCAATGGGTGAACTGCCAAAAACGGGTGGGACATGTCCCTGGGATTGAAGTTGGAGACCGATTTCAGTATAGGAATGAACTCAATGTCGTCGGCCTCCATCGCCAGTTTGTCAATGGAATCGATTACGTGGGTAAGGGCAAGAACTCTTTAGCCACAAGCATTGTTGTAACCAATCGCTACGATAATGCTAGAAATCATGGTGGTTCATTGGTTTATAGTGGTCAGGGATGGAATCCTAATGTGAAAGGTGGATCTATGCCCCGTGATCAAAAGTTGGCTGGCGGAAATCTTGCTTTGAAGAATAGCATGGATGCTAAGAGTCCTGTGCGGGTTATATTGAAGGTTGATGGAAAATCTGGTGGAGGCATAGAGAAGAAAACCAATGAtaaattctcatatatatatGATGGATTGTATTTGGTTGAGAAGATGACACAAGAAAGAGGAACTCATGGGAAACTTGTATTCAAGTTTTTGTTGAACAAACTTGGAGAGCTACCTTCAACTTGTGTTCTCCACAAGGATGAGGTTATCAAGAATGTCAATAAATTTGGGCAACTTGATATTTTCACTTTGAGGAAAAGGCTCAAAACTAAAGGTTGTGCAACTAAAAATGATGTTATTATCATGAATGATATCTCCAACGGACAAGAGAAGTTTCCTATTCGAGTCGTTGCATCAACTGATGGTATTAAAATGCCTCCATCTTTTGATTACATAGTAAACAACATTTATGTTGATAGCTTCGAGAAGCGAATGTTATGTGGTTGTGACTGTGTAAATGGATGTGTGGATTGGGAGAAATGTGTCTGTATTGTTAAGAATGGTGGAACAATACCATATGACTCTAAGAAAAGACTTGCTTCTGGATTGGAATCATGTGTTATATACGAGTGCGGCTCTTCTTGCAAGTGTTCCTCGTCTTGCTACAACCGATTAAGTCAACATGGCCTTCAATTCCAACTTGAAATCTTCAACTCCGAATCAAAGGGCTGGGGTGTTAGAACGCGCTCTTTCATTCCTGCTGGAAGCTTTGTTTGTGAGTACATTGGTGAAGTCCATCATCATAGAGAAGCTGGATCTAGGCAAAAAGTTGATAGTTATGTTGTAAATATGG TTGTTGAAAAGGGTTTCATTGATGCTACAAGATGCGGAAACATTGGAAGATTCATAAACCATAGCTGTTCTCCTAATCTTCAAGTCATGGAGGTTATGTATGATGACAATGATAAGAACCTTCCCCATAAAATCTTTTTTGCATTACAGGACATACCTGCTGGAAGAGAGCTGAGTTTTGATTACAACATCTGCAAGCCAAGGGTTATCGGGACTGGCAGCAACATTTGCCAATGTGGTTCGTCCAAATGCGTTGGGCGAATTTACATTTAA
- the LOC112728027 gene encoding histone-lysine N-methyltransferase, H3 lysine-9 specific SUVH5 isoform X1, which produces MNLTLYHLGMEDSKSFGIKQEGYHNPSSIMKTEEFSFRRSKVKQALMIFRNLFSKLFSEYKTDHYDNVKAKFKALSDAAMLMQRKHQWVNCQKRVGHVPGIEVGDRFQYRNELNVVGLHRQFVNGIDYVGKGKNSLATSIVVTNRYDNARNHGGSLVYSGQGWNPNVKGGSMPRDQKLAGGNLALKNSMDAKSPVRVILKVDGKSGGGIEKKTNDKFSYIYDGLYLVEKMTQERGTHGKLVFKFLLNKLGELPSTCVLHKDEVIKNVNKFGQLDIFTLRKRLKTKGCATKNDVIIMNDISNGQEKFPIRVVASTDGIKMPPSFDYIVNNIYVDSFEKRMLCGCDCVNGCVDWEKCVCIVKNGGTIPYDSKKRLASGLESCVIYECGSSCKCSSSCYNRLSQHGLQFQLEIFNSESKGWGVRTRSFIPAGSFVCEYIGEVHHHREAGSRQKVDSYVVNMVVEKGFIDATRCGNIGRFINHSCSPNLQVMEVMYDDNDKNLPHKIFFALQDIPAGRELSFDYNICKPRVIGTGSNICQCGSSKCVGRIYI; this is translated from the exons ATGAACCTCACTCTCTATCACTTAG GAATGGAGGATTCAAAATCATTTGGAATAAAGCAAGAAGGGTATCATAATCCTTCATCCATCATGAAAACAGAGGAATTCTCGTTCCGACGCAGCAAAGTGAAGCAAGCATTGATGATATTTCGGAACTTGTTTTCAAAACTCTTTAGCGAGTACAAAACAGATCACTATGATAATGTGAAAGCAAAATTTAAAGCTTTGAGTGATGCTGCAATGTTGATGCAGAGGAAGCATCAATGGGTGAACTGCCAAAAACGGGTGGGACATGTCCCTGGGATTGAAGTTGGAGACCGATTTCAGTATAGGAATGAACTCAATGTCGTCGGCCTCCATCGCCAGTTTGTCAATGGAATCGATTACGTGGGTAAGGGCAAGAACTCTTTAGCCACAAGCATTGTTGTAACCAATCGCTACGATAATGCTAGAAATCATGGTGGTTCATTGGTTTATAGTGGTCAGGGATGGAATCCTAATGTGAAAGGTGGATCTATGCCCCGTGATCAAAAGTTGGCTGGCGGAAATCTTGCTTTGAAGAATAGCATGGATGCTAAGAGTCCTGTGCGGGTTATATTGAAGGTTGATGGAAAATCTGGTGGAGGCATAGAGAAGAAAACCAATGAtaaattctcatatatatatGATGGATTGTATTTGGTTGAGAAGATGACACAAGAAAGAGGAACTCATGGGAAACTTGTATTCAAGTTTTTGTTGAACAAACTTGGAGAGCTACCTTCAACTTGTGTTCTCCACAAGGATGAGGTTATCAAGAATGTCAATAAATTTGGGCAACTTGATATTTTCACTTTGAGGAAAAGGCTCAAAACTAAAGGTTGTGCAACTAAAAATGATGTTATTATCATGAATGATATCTCCAACGGACAAGAGAAGTTTCCTATTCGAGTCGTTGCATCAACTGATGGTATTAAAATGCCTCCATCTTTTGATTACATAGTAAACAACATTTATGTTGATAGCTTCGAGAAGCGAATGTTATGTGGTTGTGACTGTGTAAATGGATGTGTGGATTGGGAGAAATGTGTCTGTATTGTTAAGAATGGTGGAACAATACCATATGACTCTAAGAAAAGACTTGCTTCTGGATTGGAATCATGTGTTATATACGAGTGCGGCTCTTCTTGCAAGTGTTCCTCGTCTTGCTACAACCGATTAAGTCAACATGGCCTTCAATTCCAACTTGAAATCTTCAACTCCGAATCAAAGGGCTGGGGTGTTAGAACGCGCTCTTTCATTCCTGCTGGAAGCTTTGTTTGTGAGTACATTGGTGAAGTCCATCATCATAGAGAAGCTGGATCTAGGCAAAAAGTTGATAGTTATGTTGTAAATATGG TTGTTGAAAAGGGTTTCATTGATGCTACAAGATGCGGAAACATTGGAAGATTCATAAACCATAGCTGTTCTCCTAATCTTCAAGTCATGGAGGTTATGTATGATGACAATGATAAGAACCTTCCCCATAAAATCTTTTTTGCATTACAGGACATACCTGCTGGAAGAGAGCTGAGTTTTGATTACAACATCTGCAAGCCAAGGGTTATCGGGACTGGCAGCAACATTTGCCAATGTGGTTCGTCCAAATGCGTTGGGCGAATTTACATTTAA